From the Leifsonia sp. AG29 genome, one window contains:
- a CDS encoding sigma-70 family RNA polymerase sigma factor → MNRTERNALVVENLPLVGYLVSDLCSRATHLSRDDLASAGAVALVTAADAYDAGTGVPFGAYARTRILGALADELRAGDWATRSARKRIKETLAVQESLTSAFGRKPTVEEIAHALGVDRETAAAGLSDAARTVTALDETVESFLVSETVGPEEALLADEQTAYVRAAVAALPDRMRAIVEAVYFDDRTVTEIAEELGITHSAVSQQRSEAIRLMREGMATHYADEGDPAVIEAKTSQARRSAYLARLAQHAVAGVSRLSPTPPSSARAS, encoded by the coding sequence GTGAACCGCACAGAACGCAATGCGCTCGTCGTCGAGAACCTGCCGCTCGTCGGCTACCTCGTCTCCGACCTCTGCTCGAGAGCCACGCACCTGTCCCGCGACGACCTCGCCTCGGCGGGGGCGGTCGCGCTCGTCACCGCGGCCGACGCCTACGACGCCGGCACCGGGGTCCCGTTCGGCGCGTACGCCCGCACCCGCATCCTCGGGGCGCTCGCCGACGAGCTGCGCGCCGGCGACTGGGCCACCCGCTCGGCGCGCAAGCGCATCAAGGAGACTCTCGCCGTGCAGGAGAGCCTCACCAGCGCCTTCGGGCGGAAGCCCACCGTCGAGGAGATCGCCCACGCGCTCGGCGTCGACCGGGAGACGGCGGCGGCGGGACTCTCCGACGCCGCCCGGACGGTCACCGCGCTCGATGAGACCGTCGAGAGCTTCCTCGTCTCCGAGACCGTCGGCCCCGAGGAGGCGCTCCTCGCGGACGAGCAGACCGCGTACGTCCGCGCCGCGGTCGCCGCGCTCCCCGACCGCATGCGCGCCATCGTGGAGGCGGTGTACTTCGACGACCGGACGGTCACCGAGATCGCCGAGGAGCTCGGCATCACCCACTCCGCCGTCTCGCAGCAGCGCTCGGAGGCGATCCGGCTCATGCGCGAGGGCATGGCGACGCACTACGCCGACGAGGGCGACCCGGCCGTCATCGAGGCGAAGACCTCGCAGGCACGCCGCAGTGCGTACCTCGCGCGACTCGCCCAGCACGCGGTCGCGGGCGTGTCCCGCCTCTCCCCCACCCCGCCCAGCTCGGCCCGGGCGTCCTGA
- the flgN gene encoding flagellar export chaperone FlgN, translating into MAASELSAQLWKERELLELLLFKLEEEQLLLVAGRSRWIAHATREVEQVMERMRAAGLARTVEVATLAEQWGIGPDATLRELAAAAPDGIWSDIFASHLAAMTELTGQIAEVRDTNERLLREAARSTQETLSGLAGAAGAGVYDASGDNRAEPGARFFDTEA; encoded by the coding sequence ATGGCCGCGAGCGAGCTGTCCGCCCAGCTCTGGAAGGAGCGCGAACTGCTCGAGCTCCTCCTGTTCAAGCTGGAGGAGGAGCAGCTGCTGCTCGTCGCCGGCCGGTCCCGCTGGATCGCCCACGCGACCCGGGAGGTCGAGCAGGTCATGGAGCGCATGCGCGCCGCCGGCCTCGCCCGCACCGTGGAGGTGGCGACGCTCGCCGAGCAGTGGGGCATCGGTCCCGACGCGACGCTCCGTGAGCTCGCCGCCGCAGCCCCCGACGGGATCTGGTCCGACATCTTCGCCTCCCATCTGGCGGCGATGACCGAGCTGACGGGGCAGATCGCGGAGGTGCGCGACACGAACGAGCGGCTCCTCCGGGAGGCGGCGCGCTCGACCCAGGAGACGCTGAGCGGACTCGCGGGCGCGGCCGGCGCCGGCGTCTACGACGCATCGGGGGACAACCGCGCCGAGCCGGGCGCGCGCTTCTTCGACACGGAGGCGTGA